A window of Rhodobacteraceae bacterium LMO-JJ12 contains these coding sequences:
- the mmsB gene encoding 3-hydroxyisobutyrate dehydrogenase: MKIGFIGLGNMGGPMAANLASAGHDVTGFDMADVSIKGVSMAASGAEAAKDQDVVITMLPNGAILRSVANEIIPAMSKGATLVDCSTVDVESARAVADQAAAAGLLFVDAPVSGGVGGAVGGTLTFMAGGTDQAFAKAAPLFDIMGQKAVHCGDAGAGQAAKICNNMILGATMIVTCEAFALADKLGLDRQKMFDVVSTSSGYSWTMNAYCPAPGVGPASPADNDYKPGFAAELMLKDLRLSQQAAEAVDADTPMGKAAAALYAQFVENEDGKGMDFSAMLPRFEKRGRD, encoded by the coding sequence ATGAAAATCGGATTTATCGGCCTTGGCAACATGGGTGGCCCGATGGCGGCCAACCTCGCATCCGCAGGCCACGACGTCACCGGCTTTGACATGGCCGATGTCAGCATCAAAGGCGTGAGCATGGCCGCCTCGGGGGCCGAAGCCGCCAAGGATCAGGACGTGGTCATCACCATGCTGCCCAATGGCGCTATCCTGCGCAGCGTCGCGAATGAAATCATCCCGGCCATGAGCAAAGGCGCAACACTGGTTGATTGCTCCACAGTCGATGTGGAATCCGCCCGCGCCGTCGCAGATCAAGCCGCCGCCGCCGGGCTTCTCTTTGTCGATGCCCCCGTTTCGGGCGGTGTTGGCGGTGCCGTGGGCGGCACGCTCACCTTCATGGCGGGCGGCACCGATCAAGCATTCGCCAAAGCTGCACCGCTGTTCGACATCATGGGCCAAAAGGCCGTGCATTGTGGCGACGCAGGCGCCGGTCAGGCCGCGAAGATCTGCAACAACATGATCCTCGGCGCCACCATGATCGTCACCTGCGAGGCCTTCGCGCTGGCCGACAAGCTCGGCCTCGACCGCCAGAAGATGTTCGATGTGGTCTCCACCTCCTCGGGCTATAGCTGGACAATGAACGCCTATTGCCCCGCCCCCGGCGTTGGCCCGGCGTCACCTGCCGACAACGATTACAAACCCGGCTTCGCCGCCGAGTTGATGCTCAAGGATCTGCGCCTGTCACAACAGGCCGCAGAAGCCGTCGATGCCGACACCCCGATGGGCAAGGCCGCCGCCGCACTCTATGCGCAATTCGTCGAGAACGAAGACGGCAAGGGCATGGATTTCTCGGCCATGCTGCCGCGCTTTGAAAAACGCGGCCGCGACTAA
- a CDS encoding LysR family transcriptional regulator, whose translation MDPQWDDLKCFLAVARAESLSGAGKELRLDPATLGRRIARLERDLGALLFTRSPQGYVLTAEGQRLQAHVARAEMAMLEGAEALAGQGAQLSGQIRLGAPDGAANYLLPQVCAGIAEANPDLDVQIVALPRVFNLSRREADMAIGVSHPTAGRLTVTKLADYKLHLAASKQYLRAHGAVNHVSDLKGHRMIGYIPDMIFDAELDYLGSLGIERVHLASNSVSVQFNWIRQGGGLGVVHDFALPSASGVRRVLEHEISLTRSFYLIRHEDDARVERLNRFAALLSEGVAREVERLERLV comes from the coding sequence ATGGACCCGCAATGGGATGATCTGAAATGCTTTTTGGCAGTGGCGCGCGCCGAGAGCCTGTCCGGGGCGGGTAAGGAACTGCGATTGGATCCGGCGACATTGGGTCGCAGGATTGCGCGGCTGGAGCGTGATCTGGGGGCGTTGTTGTTCACCCGCTCGCCGCAGGGCTATGTGTTGACCGCCGAGGGGCAACGATTGCAGGCGCATGTGGCACGGGCCGAAATGGCGATGCTAGAGGGCGCCGAGGCGCTGGCCGGGCAGGGTGCGCAGCTCTCGGGGCAGATCCGGCTGGGGGCGCCGGACGGGGCTGCGAATTATCTGTTGCCGCAGGTCTGTGCCGGGATTGCCGAGGCCAACCCGGATCTCGATGTGCAGATCGTGGCGTTGCCGCGGGTGTTCAACCTCAGCCGTCGCGAGGCGGATATGGCGATCGGGGTGAGCCATCCGACCGCCGGACGGCTGACGGTGACCAAGCTGGCCGATTACAAGCTGCATCTGGCGGCCTCTAAGCAATACCTGCGTGCGCATGGGGCTGTGAACCACGTCAGCGACCTCAAGGGCCACCGGATGATCGGCTATATTCCCGACATGATTTTCGATGCCGAACTGGATTATCTCGGCTCGCTCGGGATTGAGCGGGTGCATTTGGCCAGCAATTCCGTTTCGGTGCAGTTCAACTGGATCAGGCAAGGCGGCGGTCTGGGGGTGGTGCATGATTTTGCGCTGCCGTCGGCAAGCGGTGTGAGGCGTGTGTTGGAACATGAAATCAGCCTGACGCGGAGTTTCTATCTGATCCGGCACGAGGATGATGCACGGGTCGAGCGGCTCAACCGGTTTGCGGCCCTTCTGAGTGAAGGGGTGGCGCGCGAGGTTGAACGGCTGGAACGGCTCGTCTGA
- a CDS encoding trimethylamine methyltransferase family protein, whose protein sequence is MTVETFDQKPKRRGRKVQRTGPVVPDAFHVGERPGRAHGRFLSQGDIEQFRAQSLALLQDYGVVVIHPGARAALLKAGATEGGGADRLRLPRALIEEALRETPKKARLCGKVEARDLALPRGDGQFIMRTGTGAHGYVDPRDASYRNTDFKAVREMGAVAEGLDQVGFVAHPFVHGVPEMTADIHSFGEMIQRTTKHCWLQPYGKENVEFDMKIAVIAAGGEEAFRARPIASCITCSFTPLEFKFMDTECIIQAGRLGMPIHACSLPSAGGSAPLTSAGMVLMASAEIVAMVTLAHVLAPGTPVIATPLMFTLDMGTGSALQSCPESVQMAGMAIQVMKEGFGLLAHTYGAGSDTPDVDVQGAAERAMLGQAVAMAGADILGGVGQLECATVFSPVQAVLDDETGAMLRKLLTPPEVSEAAMNWGEVMGIRVGGHFLDSAQTLALCREQHVPGVFLRQGRDDYEKTGRRTAFEAARERALGLIAAAPEEGYLSVDQRREIAEVVKAGERFVLEATSGAMEMI, encoded by the coding sequence ATGACAGTGGAAACATTTGACCAAAAACCCAAGAGACGTGGCCGCAAGGTGCAGCGGACAGGACCGGTTGTGCCGGATGCATTTCATGTGGGGGAAAGGCCCGGGCGGGCCCACGGGCGGTTCTTGTCGCAAGGCGATATCGAGCAGTTTCGCGCGCAAAGTTTGGCGTTGTTGCAAGACTATGGCGTGGTGGTGATTCATCCCGGTGCGCGGGCAGCATTGTTGAAAGCGGGTGCGACTGAGGGCGGTGGGGCCGATCGGTTGCGGCTGCCGCGCGCTCTGATCGAGGAAGCGCTGCGCGAGACGCCAAAGAAGGCGCGGCTATGTGGCAAGGTTGAGGCGCGCGACTTGGCGCTGCCACGTGGTGACGGACAATTCATCATGCGCACGGGCACCGGAGCGCATGGCTATGTCGATCCGCGCGATGCCAGCTATCGCAACACCGATTTCAAGGCGGTGCGCGAGATGGGGGCGGTGGCCGAGGGGCTGGATCAGGTGGGCTTTGTGGCGCATCCCTTCGTGCATGGCGTGCCGGAGATGACGGCGGATATTCACAGCTTTGGCGAGATGATCCAGAGGACCACCAAACATTGCTGGCTTCAGCCATATGGCAAGGAGAACGTCGAGTTTGACATGAAGATTGCCGTGATCGCGGCAGGCGGGGAGGAGGCGTTTCGTGCGCGCCCGATCGCAAGCTGCATCACCTGTAGTTTTACGCCGCTTGAGTTCAAGTTCATGGACACCGAATGCATCATCCAGGCGGGGCGATTGGGAATGCCGATTCATGCCTGTTCGCTGCCTTCGGCCGGGGGCTCGGCGCCGCTGACCTCTGCCGGGATGGTGTTGATGGCGAGCGCCGAGATCGTGGCGATGGTGACGCTGGCGCATGTGCTGGCCCCCGGTACGCCGGTGATTGCGACGCCTTTGATGTTCACGCTCGACATGGGGACGGGATCGGCTCTGCAGTCTTGCCCCGAGAGCGTGCAGATGGCGGGCATGGCCATTCAGGTGATGAAGGAAGGGTTTGGCTTGCTTGCCCATACCTATGGCGCGGGATCGGACACGCCGGATGTGGATGTGCAAGGCGCCGCCGAACGCGCCATGTTGGGGCAGGCCGTGGCCATGGCGGGGGCGGATATTCTGGGCGGCGTCGGGCAACTGGAATGTGCCACGGTGTTTTCACCGGTTCAGGCGGTTCTGGATGATGAGACCGGCGCGATGCTGCGCAAGCTGTTGACGCCGCCGGAGGTGAGCGAGGCGGCGATGAACTGGGGCGAGGTGATGGGCATTCGCGTCGGCGGGCATTTCCTGGACAGTGCGCAAACGCTGGCGCTGTGTCGTGAGCAGCATGTGCCGGGGGTGTTTTTACGACAGGGGCGCGATGACTATGAAAAGACGGGGCGGCGCACCGCATTCGAGGCCGCGCGCGAGCGCGCGCTGGGGCTGATCGCGGCGGCACCAGAGGAGGGGTATTTGAGCGTAGATCAGCGGCGAGAGATTGCCGAGGTGGTCAAGGCCGGGGAGCGTTTCGTGCTGGAAGCGACGAGCGGGGCGATGGAGATGATCTGA
- a CDS encoding enoyl-CoA hydratase/isomerase family protein yields the protein MSDISIRITGHTGRITLQRPKALNAVTYDMCTAIEAALDDWRDDDTVKLIVLDAEGEKAFSAGGDIADLYKTGKAGDFAYGQRFWRDEYRMNAKLHGYPKPIVSFLQGFTMGGGMGVGCHGSHRIVGETSQIAMPECGIGLVPDVGGSMILANAPGWLGAYAGTTGARMNAGDAILLGFADMFIPEAQWPARIAKLEQTGDPACLTAASDAPPQGQMSQQRAEIDHHFAARTLPDLLASLRADNSEFVTNTLKSVLRASPLSIAYTLEMMHRLRGNADIRAALDMEYRFTSRAMEHGDFIEGIRAAIIDKDRTPHWKHDHDALPEAALQTMLAPLGDNALDF from the coding sequence ATGTCTGATATTTCTATCCGCATCACAGGTCACACCGGCCGCATCACGCTTCAGCGCCCCAAGGCGCTGAACGCCGTCACCTACGACATGTGCACCGCGATTGAGGCGGCGCTTGATGACTGGCGCGACGATGATACCGTGAAACTCATCGTCCTCGACGCCGAAGGGGAGAAAGCCTTCTCGGCGGGCGGCGACATTGCCGACCTCTACAAAACCGGCAAAGCGGGCGATTTCGCCTATGGTCAGCGGTTCTGGCGCGATGAATACCGCATGAACGCCAAGCTGCACGGCTACCCCAAACCCATCGTCTCCTTCCTGCAAGGCTTCACCATGGGCGGCGGCATGGGCGTGGGCTGTCACGGCTCGCACCGCATCGTTGGTGAAACCAGCCAAATCGCCATGCCCGAATGTGGCATCGGTCTTGTCCCCGATGTGGGCGGCTCGATGATTCTGGCCAATGCGCCAGGATGGCTCGGCGCTTACGCGGGCACCACCGGCGCGCGGATGAACGCGGGCGACGCGATCCTGCTCGGCTTTGCCGACATGTTCATCCCCGAGGCACAATGGCCCGCGCGCATCGCCAAGCTGGAACAAACCGGCGATCCTGCCTGCCTCACCGCCGCCAGTGACGCTCCGCCGCAAGGCCAGATGAGCCAACAGCGCGCCGAGATCGACCACCATTTCGCCGCTCGCACCCTGCCCGACCTGCTTGCCAGCCTGCGCGCCGATAACAGCGAGTTTGTCACCAACACGCTCAAATCCGTGCTGCGCGCCTCGCCGCTTTCCATCGCATATACCCTTGAAATGATGCACCGGTTGCGCGGCAATGCCGATATCCGCGCCGCACTTGATATGGAATACCGCTTCACCTCGCGCGCAATGGAGCATGGTGACTTCATTGAGGGCATCCGCGCCGCGATCATCGACAAGGACCGCACGCCGCACTGGAAACACGACCACGACGCCTTGCCAGAGGCGGCCTTGCAAACCATGCTGGCGCCGCTCGGCGACAACGCACTCGATTTCTGA
- a CDS encoding CoA-acylating methylmalonate-semialdehyde dehydrogenase, translating into MQEMTHYIDGAHVKGTSGRFADVMNPATGEVQGKCPLASTAEVEQAVEIAAAAQPAWGATNPQRRARVLMKFVDLLNRDMDKLAEALSREHGKTLPDAAGDVQRGLEVVEYCIGAPQLLKGEFTDSAGPGIDMYSMRQPLGVTAGITPFNFPAMIPLWMFAPAIACGNAFILKPSERDPSVPLMLVELFEEAGLPKGILQVVNGDKEAVDALLHNPTVQSIGFVGSTPIAEYIYATGCANGKRVQCFGGAKNHMIIMPDADMDQAADALIGAGYGAAGERCMAISVAVPVGDETADRLIEKLVPRIEKLKVGPYTGGNDVDYGPVVTAAAKANIERLVQTGVDQGATLVVDGRGFSLQGYENGYFVGPHLFDNVTADMDIYKTEIFGPVLSTVRAQSYEDALKLAMDHEYGNGTAIFTRDGDTARDFAARVNVGMIGINVPIPVPLAYHTFGGWKKSVFGDLNQHGPDAFKFYTRTKTVTSRWPSGLKEGGEFHFKAMD; encoded by the coding sequence ATGCAAGAGATGACTCACTATATCGACGGCGCGCACGTCAAAGGCACGTCCGGCCGCTTTGCCGACGTCATGAACCCCGCCACAGGCGAAGTGCAGGGCAAATGCCCGCTCGCCTCGACTGCCGAAGTCGAACAAGCGGTCGAAATCGCCGCCGCCGCCCAGCCCGCATGGGGCGCCACCAACCCCCAGCGCCGCGCCCGTGTGCTTATGAAATTCGTCGATCTCTTGAACCGTGACATGGACAAGTTGGCCGAAGCGCTCAGCCGTGAACATGGCAAAACCCTGCCCGACGCCGCTGGCGACGTGCAGCGTGGCCTCGAAGTGGTGGAATACTGCATCGGCGCGCCGCAGCTTCTCAAAGGTGAATTCACCGACTCCGCCGGCCCCGGCATTGATATGTATTCGATGCGCCAGCCGCTCGGCGTCACCGCTGGCATCACGCCCTTCAACTTCCCGGCGATGATCCCGCTCTGGATGTTCGCCCCGGCCATCGCCTGCGGCAACGCCTTCATCCTCAAACCGTCCGAGCGTGACCCCTCGGTGCCCCTGATGCTGGTCGAGCTGTTCGAAGAAGCCGGCCTGCCCAAAGGCATCCTGCAAGTGGTCAATGGTGACAAGGAAGCCGTCGACGCTCTGCTGCACAACCCCACAGTGCAATCCATCGGCTTTGTCGGCTCCACGCCGATTGCTGAATACATCTATGCCACCGGCTGTGCCAACGGCAAACGGGTGCAGTGTTTTGGTGGTGCCAAGAACCACATGATCATCATGCCAGATGCCGATATGGATCAGGCCGCTGACGCTCTGATCGGTGCCGGTTATGGTGCTGCGGGCGAACGCTGCATGGCGATTTCGGTGGCTGTTCCCGTGGGCGACGAAACTGCGGATCGTCTGATCGAAAAGCTGGTCCCGCGTATCGAAAAGCTGAAAGTCGGCCCCTATACCGGCGGCAATGATGTCGATTACGGCCCGGTTGTCACCGCAGCCGCCAAGGCCAATATCGAACGCCTTGTGCAAACCGGTGTCGATCAGGGCGCCACTCTGGTCGTCGATGGCCGTGGTTTCTCGCTTCAGGGCTATGAAAACGGCTATTTCGTCGGCCCGCACCTTTTCGACAACGTGACCGCCGATATGGACATCTACAAAACCGAAATCTTCGGCCCTGTCCTATCCACCGTGCGCGCCCAATCGTATGAAGACGCGCTCAAACTGGCGATGGATCACGAATACGGCAACGGCACTGCGATCTTCACCCGCGATGGCGACACCGCGCGCGATTTCGCTGCGCGCGTCAATGTCGGCATGATCGGTATCAATGTACCGATCCCCGTGCCGCTGGCCTATCACACCTTTGGCGGCTGGAAGAAATCGGTATTCGGTGACCTCAACCAACACGGCCCTGATGCGTTCAAATTCTACACGCGCACCAAAACCGTGACCTCGCGTTGGCCGTCGGGTTTGAAAGAAGGCGGAGAATTCCACTTCAAAGCAATGGACTAA
- a CDS encoding CBS domain-containing protein, with translation MLVQQILKSKGDHEVITVKPDATVAQAAGTLAERRIGGLIVSEDGKDVLGILSERDIVRSLAVRGAVCLDEKVNELMTRNPVSCTKAESADQVLEMMTNGRFRHMPVVEKGVLVGIVTIGDVVKARMDELAMEKNALEGMIMGH, from the coding sequence ATGCTCGTTCAGCAGATTCTGAAGTCGAAAGGGGATCATGAGGTGATCACCGTGAAACCCGACGCCACGGTGGCGCAAGCGGCAGGAACCCTGGCCGAACGGCGTATCGGGGGGCTGATCGTCTCGGAGGACGGCAAGGATGTTCTGGGCATCTTGTCTGAGCGCGATATCGTGCGCTCGCTGGCGGTACGCGGCGCAGTTTGCCTTGACGAGAAGGTGAACGAGTTGATGACGCGCAATCCGGTGAGCTGTACCAAGGCGGAAAGCGCCGATCAGGTTCTGGAAATGATGACCAACGGGCGCTTTCGCCACATGCCCGTGGTTGAGAAGGGCGTATTGGTCGGGATCGTGACCATTGGCGATGTCGTCAAGGCACGGATGGATGAATTGGCGATGGAGAAAAATGCGCTGGAAGGCATGATCATGGGCCATTGA
- the gap gene encoding type I glyceraldehyde-3-phosphate dehydrogenase, with translation MSIKVGINGFGRIGRCTLSHIAGSRDDIEVIKLNATGPLETAAHLLKYDSVHGRFPGTVTLGDGTMDLGRGPIEMFSTYDLNELDWSGCDVVLECTGKFNDGTKADVHIKNGARKVLLSAPGKNVDKTIVYGVNHDQLTASDTMISNGSCTTNCLAPVAKVLNDAVGIESGIMTTIHAYTGDQPTLDRRHKDLYRARAAAMSMIPTSTGAAKALGEVLPALAGKLDGSAIRVPTPNVSAVDLTFTAGRDVSEDEINAIVAEAAAGPMKGVLGYEDAPLVSIDFNHSPESAIFAPAQTKVVGKRLVRVLSWYDNEWGFSCRMADVAVAMGRL, from the coding sequence ATGTCCATCAAAGTCGGCATCAACGGGTTTGGCCGCATTGGCCGTTGCACATTGTCCCACATCGCAGGCAGCCGCGATGATATCGAGGTGATCAAGCTCAACGCCACCGGCCCGCTGGAAACTGCCGCTCACCTGCTCAAATATGACAGCGTGCATGGCCGCTTCCCCGGCACGGTCACCCTGGGCGATGGCACCATGGATCTCGGCCGCGGCCCGATCGAGATGTTTTCGACCTATGACCTGAACGAGCTCGACTGGTCGGGCTGTGACGTGGTCCTCGAATGCACCGGCAAATTCAACGACGGCACCAAGGCCGACGTGCATATAAAGAACGGCGCGCGCAAGGTGCTGCTTTCGGCACCGGGAAAGAATGTCGACAAGACAATCGTTTACGGCGTGAACCACGACCAACTCACCGCCTCCGATACGATGATCTCCAACGGTTCCTGCACCACCAATTGCCTCGCGCCCGTGGCCAAGGTGCTCAATGACGCGGTCGGCATCGAATCCGGCATCATGACAACGATCCATGCCTATACCGGGGATCAGCCGACACTTGATCGGCGTCACAAAGATCTCTACCGCGCCCGCGCTGCCGCGATGTCGATGATTCCCACCTCCACGGGCGCCGCCAAGGCCCTAGGCGAAGTACTCCCGGCGCTGGCGGGCAAACTTGACGGCTCGGCGATCCGCGTGCCCACCCCCAATGTCTCGGCGGTCGATCTCACCTTCACAGCGGGCCGCGATGTGAGCGAAGACGAAATCAACGCCATCGTGGCCGAGGCCGCCGCAGGCCCGATGAAGGGTGTGCTGGGCTATGAAGACGCCCCACTTGTCTCGATTGATTTCAATCATTCCCCTGAAAGCGCAATCTTCGCCCCCGCCCAGACCAAGGTGGTCGGCAAGCGCCTGGTGCGCGTTCTGAGCTGGTATGACAACGAATGGGGCTTCTCGTGCCGCATGGCCGATGTCGCCGTGGCCATGGGCCGTCTCTGA
- a CDS encoding acyl-CoA dehydrogenase family protein, whose protein sequence is MDFALSEEQTLIFDMAKSFGEEHIAPFARDWEVAGTIPKDLWPKLAELGFGGLYVSEEYGGSGLSRLDATLVFEALAMSCPAVGSFLSIHNMCGGMIDKFGSEETKAKWLPDLCSMSKIFSYCLTEPGSGSDASALRTRANRTNEGYSLNGTKAFISGGGYSDAYVTMVRTGDDGPKGISTVVVEDGTTGLSFGALERKMGWLAQPTSQVQFDDCLVPADNLIGEEGKGFTYAMAGLDGGRLNIAASALGGAQNALDLTLAYMAERKAFGKSINQFQALQFRLAEYETRLQASRTFLRQAAWKLDNKAHDATKFCAMAKLMVTDAAFDVANGCLQLHGGYGYLADYGIEKIVRDLRVHQILEGTNEIMRLIISRQMLSDAA, encoded by the coding sequence ATGGATTTTGCACTTTCCGAAGAACAAACCCTGATCTTCGACATGGCCAAAAGCTTTGGCGAAGAACATATCGCGCCCTTTGCGCGCGATTGGGAAGTGGCCGGTACCATCCCCAAGGATCTCTGGCCAAAACTGGCCGAGTTGGGCTTTGGCGGGCTTTATGTCTCGGAAGAATACGGCGGCTCCGGCCTCTCGCGGCTTGACGCCACGCTGGTGTTTGAAGCGCTCGCCATGTCCTGCCCCGCTGTTGGGTCGTTCCTGTCGATCCACAACATGTGCGGCGGCATGATCGACAAATTCGGCTCTGAGGAAACCAAGGCCAAATGGCTCCCCGATCTCTGCTCGATGTCCAAGATCTTCTCCTATTGCCTGACCGAACCGGGTTCCGGCTCTGACGCCTCGGCCCTGCGCACCCGCGCCAACCGCACCAATGAAGGCTACAGCCTCAACGGCACCAAGGCATTCATCTCGGGCGGCGGCTACTCCGACGCCTATGTCACCATGGTGCGCACCGGCGACGATGGCCCCAAAGGGATTTCCACCGTGGTGGTTGAAGACGGCACCACCGGCCTCTCCTTCGGCGCGTTGGAACGCAAGATGGGCTGGCTCGCCCAGCCGACCTCGCAGGTCCAGTTCGATGATTGCTTGGTGCCCGCCGACAACCTGATCGGCGAAGAGGGCAAGGGCTTTACCTATGCCATGGCCGGGCTTGATGGTGGCCGTCTCAACATCGCCGCCTCCGCCCTTGGCGGCGCGCAAAACGCGCTAGACCTCACCCTCGCCTACATGGCCGAGCGCAAGGCGTTCGGCAAATCCATCAATCAGTTCCAGGCCCTGCAATTTCGCCTGGCCGAATATGAGACCCGCCTGCAAGCCTCGCGCACCTTCCTGCGCCAGGCCGCGTGGAAGCTTGATAACAAGGCCCATGACGCCACCAAGTTCTGCGCCATGGCCAAGCTGATGGTCACCGACGCGGCCTTTGATGTCGCCAATGGCTGTCTGCAACTGCATGGCGGTTACGGCTATCTGGCCGATTACGGCATCGAGAAAATCGTGCGCGACCTGCGCGTGCATCAGATCCTCGAAGGCACCAACGAAATCATGCGGCTGATCATATCGCGCCAGATGCTATCGGATGCGGCCTGA
- the coaD gene encoding pantetheine-phosphate adenylyltransferase yields MRVGLYPGTFDPITLGHTDIIRRSARLVDRLVIGVAINRDKGPLFSLEERVEMIEAECAGLSEETNTEIVAHPFENLLIDCAQDVGAQIIIRGLRAVADFEYEFQMVGMNRALNNTIETVFLMADARRQAIASRLVKEIARLDGDVSKFVPPAVNERLLAKFAG; encoded by the coding sequence ATGCGTGTGGGCCTGTATCCGGGGACTTTTGATCCTATCACATTAGGCCATACCGACATCATCCGCCGCTCGGCGCGGTTGGTGGATCGGTTGGTGATCGGAGTGGCGATCAACCGCGACAAGGGGCCTTTGTTCAGCCTTGAGGAACGCGTCGAAATGATCGAAGCGGAATGTGCGGGGCTTTCAGAAGAGACCAACACTGAGATCGTGGCGCACCCGTTCGAGAACCTGCTGATTGATTGCGCCCAGGATGTTGGCGCGCAGATCATCATTCGTGGGCTGCGCGCCGTGGCGGATTTCGAATATGAATTCCAGATGGTCGGCATGAACCGGGCGCTCAACAACACCATCGAGACCGTGTTCCTGATGGCCGATGCGCGCCGTCAGGCGATTGCCTCAAGGCTGGTGAAAGAGATTGCCCGGCTGGATGGCGATGTGAGCAAGTTCGTTCCGCCTGCGGTGAACGAACGGTTGCTGGCCAAGTTTGCAGGCTGA
- a CDS encoding carboxylate-amine ligase, which yields MTDPTPDFTIGIEEEYLLVDRDSLALAPAPPELMEKCAAALKGQFSPEFLECQVEIGSKVCANVGEARDDLRHLRRTVAKCAAEHNLAPIAASCHPFSDWRDQHHTKKDRYNELRDDLAGVVRRLLICGMHVHVGLPDNDMRIDVMNQLSYFLPHLLALSCSSPFWQGEDTGLSCYRLTVFDNLPRTGLPPKLDGWGEYERSVKALVNLGVIEDSSKIWWDLRPSSRFPTIEARICDVSPRLETTLTLAAMIQSLTRMLWRLQLKNQRWRLYDNFLISENRWRAQRYGIREGLIDFGAREIIPFSQVLDDLIALAGEDAEALGCRAELDHARNMLMDGTSSDQQRAVFNDALAAGKPREDALKDVVRHLIEEFHSDL from the coding sequence ATGACCGACCCCACCCCAGATTTCACCATCGGCATCGAAGAGGAATACCTGCTGGTCGATCGCGACAGCCTGGCGCTGGCGCCCGCCCCGCCCGAATTGATGGAGAAATGCGCCGCCGCGCTCAAAGGTCAGTTCTCCCCCGAATTCCTCGAATGTCAGGTCGAGATCGGCTCAAAGGTTTGTGCCAATGTGGGCGAAGCGCGCGACGACCTGCGCCACCTGCGCCGCACCGTTGCCAAATGCGCTGCCGAGCATAATCTCGCGCCCATTGCCGCCTCCTGCCACCCGTTTTCCGATTGGCGCGATCAACACCACACCAAGAAGGACCGCTACAACGAATTGCGCGACGATCTCGCCGGGGTGGTGCGCCGGCTGCTGATCTGCGGCATGCATGTACACGTCGGCCTACCCGACAACGACATGCGCATCGACGTCATGAACCAGCTCTCCTATTTCCTGCCCCACCTTCTGGCGCTCAGCTGTTCCTCCCCCTTCTGGCAAGGCGAAGACACCGGCTTAAGCTGTTATCGCCTCACGGTTTTCGACAATCTTCCACGCACTGGCCTGCCGCCCAAATTGGACGGTTGGGGCGAATACGAACGCTCGGTCAAGGCGCTCGTCAATCTCGGAGTGATTGAGGACAGCTCAAAAATCTGGTGGGATTTGCGCCCATCGTCGCGCTTTCCCACGATCGAGGCGCGGATTTGCGATGTCTCGCCCCGGCTGGAAACCACGCTGACGCTGGCGGCAATGATCCAATCGCTCACCCGCATGCTCTGGCGCTTGCAACTCAAGAACCAACGCTGGCGGCTTTACGACAACTTCCTGATCTCGGAAAACCGCTGGCGTGCACAACGCTACGGCATCCGCGAAGGGCTGATCGATTTCGGCGCGCGCGAAATCATCCCCTTTTCTCAAGTGCTTGACGACCTGATCGCGCTCGCAGGTGAAGACGCCGAGGCGCTCGGCTGCCGCGCCGAACTGGATCATGCCCGCAACATGCTGATGGATGGCACATCCTCAGACCAACAACGCGCCGTGTTCAACGATGCGCTCGCAGCAGGCAAACCCCGCGAAGACGCGCTCAAAGACGTGGTGCGCCACCTGATCGAAGAATTCCACTCGGATTTGTGA